In Rhopalosiphum padi isolate XX-2018 chromosome 3, ASM2088224v1, whole genome shotgun sequence, the genomic stretch CGTTGCCGAATGACAAATATCAGAACAGGGAAGCAAATGTTGTGTATACAATacacattcttttttttttatataataatatatataatacattatatcatattatattatatggtatgtgGTGTGTAGGGAGGAGACCTCACcatataataaaactacaatAACCGTGGGTAAATATGGAAAATAAGGTCTATAAAACCAAAACCGCCCGTACAGCTGGTTCACGGCGAACCGGTCTGACGATGTATACCGATCGCGCTCCTCGATTTTCATTATGAGAACCCCTGTTTTTAGCAAAAAAAATCGTTGCTATCATATTAGCCAGCGGCCACTTTTCATTCTCCCGACTATAGGTGCTCTTGTGCTCGCCACTCGATGGCCTCGTGTCCTTTGACTCAGGCACAAAAAACCGCCTTCCGACCGAGCGCCGTCGAGGTGAGGCGAGGCGAGGTGAAGTGACACGAGCGCGTCTAGTTCACTCTCGCGCTCGGCTGCTCTCGCAAAGTCTCGGCGAATGTGTACTGCCGGCATAAAGATTTTTCGATTCGCAAAGTAAATCCAATACCTGTATCGTTTACCAAATCAACATCAATATCGGAACATTCAGAACTTTCAAAATCATTCGCAGCTTGGGAAGAAGCTTCATCTGTTCAAGCTTCAGCATCTGTTCAATCCTGCTTAATGCTTTCATATCCCCGATTCGTGGTCTCGAGATGGACCAGATTCATTCAATTTATTActcatattgtaaaaaatatgtataaaatacgtcAATTAAATCgtcaaatattgaataataataattacgtattaCACAGTCGACCACACACGAATAACTGATAAAGTAATGCtaaaataacatgaaataataatataaaagtattccCTGTTCAAGTTTTATCCTAGacctaaaaatagaaaatttgagATACGGGTTGCACGCACATATACAGTAATATGTGATGAACAACGATGgcgaaaaaaaaagattaaaataaacgctggctaaattaaaaatagttgaaaataaatgtataaatgaccCCTTAAGACGTCATCCGCACACAGGAACGATAGAAGGCCTCAAGGCGTCAATCCTGCAGTGAACGTGTTAAGATATGTTTCGGCTCCTGTTGTGTCCTCTGCAATCGTTCTTATCTGGAaggttttgttaattttattttttaactgcaaGAGTAGATCACCATTCATTGTTCTCTTAGACATTCCCACTTCGTCCGTTAGTCCGGCGTCTTTGAGGCCTTTCTTCATTTCGCGTTATTTGATCCAAGTCAGCGATTATTTTGTCCAGATTACCATTTTGGTTGGCAAGCCGTTCGTCCTGACTGTTTATCATATCTGCCCGGGATATATCGCCTCCCAAGCCTTCGACTTACTGTTTTCGTGTCAATGAGTCTATTTTCTGCTGTGTGCGGTGTTTTTTCTGAAGTTGCTCTTCACAGATTTCGTTGAACAGCTTCATTGTTTGAGCGTGTTGCTGTTGCTGCAGACACCTTACGCGTTATTCAGTGGCATCTAGAGATTTCACCATACATAGATTATTCTTGAAATGCATAAGAAGTTTCTAAAGCATGTGCTTAAAGTCTTAGTACCAACTTTAATGTCTATTAAGGTATTAGTCGCATCTTGTACTGATGCTTCCAGTACTTCCAGATGCCTCTGCGTATCTTCCAAGTGTTTAGAGTATTTTGTCTCATCTTGTACGGGAGTCATGGACGTTGCAGTGGCTTGTCCGTCTGCTTGTTGATTGCTTCATGTCCCTGGCGCACGCTCAGACGTGTTAGTCGGTTGTGGAGTCTCTGCATATCCTTTATCGCTTCTTTTGGGTGACTTAATCATTGGGTTTGGCTTGGTGCCAACCTTAGAATTCATTTCTGTTTCCTTACTAGTGCCTTCAAAATCTGCATTTCCGATTTACAATTTCCTATCGATGCCCGTGATGGCCGTCAAAAGGTAAGTGGTTTAACGTGCTCTATTCATATCAAGCATAGGTACTCTTATAGTAGTTCCTAATACAAGTTTTGTCAACTTATTATTGGAatacttcattatttttttttgtgcttgCTTTTGAAGGTTAGTCTAATTTAATAGACGTATTTAGTTGAAAGTCGACCTCGAAACATGAGCgcgttaaatgttttttaaggtTAAATGTTATGAAATAGACTTTTTTGAATATCTTGATTTTTATTGGTAGTACAAtaacaagttattattattacactataagGCCTTCAAagtataaacttttaaagtaaaatagtttttcactaaaaaaaaaatattctttgcgTTTTTATCTCGCTTTATACtgattgtataaattgtttcaaACACAAATTGTAGAGTAGAAAATTATCTACAAGATGGTTATATGTAATCGCACTTGctgtatacaaatttttaagtatataacgaTGATAAAAATGCATTCGTTTCCACGTCGCCATTGAGATAAAAACATGGTCCGTTTTTTCTTCAGTTTCCCCGTTAGGTCAATGATTATATCATTCTTATCTAATTGTCAAAACAAAGTAattcatattacattttaattattaatcataaacttCACCCTCGTCtctttgtattttttcttctttatttttttcaacattataatacctatatgatcAGTTTGTCAACATTGCAcggttttaatgttttttttataaaaaatatttcgggCGCTAATGGTCCGCATCATATTTTCATCTTAATTTGTTAGTACCTAGATCAGGGGTcggcaattaatttatatggcgggccagatatttaaaaaaaaaatttcgagggccaaaaaaatcttaaacataattttatcattaatgtatttatttttgtattaaaatcacatttttagacacagtatttaatatttaattatttattaagtaataatacattcatactaataataacaaaatttaatgagaaaaatgacattttttttcttgggctaattttttaaaatctggTACTCTTGGAGAACAACTGATGCGTAAAGTGTTTTCAAGGTGGTGATCTGTTAATCTTGAACGGTATCGGTTTTTTAAAAACGTCATTTTTGAAAACGAAGTTTCACATACATAAGTGGAGCCAAACATAGTAGCTAATTTTATGGCAAGGGTTTTACAGTTCATGTATTTATCCAAGACATGTTTTATCCAAAAATCTTCAGTAGACGAAGTCTTATTCATTTGCAATGAGATATCTTCTTGCAAATCAATAATTTCCATTTGAAGTGAAGATTTTGGAAGTCTGAATAATTTTGTAGCAACGTCAATCCATTCTCCAGTCGGAGAAACTTCAAacggattttttaaaaattgagacAGTTTTCCAATATCTGCAAAGTCTTTGAATCTCTTACCAAATTCTTCACCAAGGTCCgacaaaaaacttaaaaacatacTGCAGTCTATGTCGGAATTCTTTTTATATTCAAGGATTGTTGGAAAATGAATaaaatcttgattttttatatCTTCTTCAAAGATTTCAAGTTTTCGTCGGAAAGCAGATACACTTGATATCAGATCACAAATTAACTTGTTATGCCCTTGTAACTCaatattaagtacatttaaatatgtaagaaTGTCTTTTAAAAATGCCACAGATAGCATATTGCTCTCGTTTGTTAAGAATTTATGATACTGCTTTGATTCTTGTGAATCCAAGTTTACCAAAAACGTGATTACTTCTTCTTTTATACTCCAAAAACGTTCGATCACTTTGCCTTTACTTAACCAACGGATATTGTTATGTTGAATTAAATCCGAATATACTGAAtcacattcaaataaaaaatctttaaactgCCTGTGCTGAAGAGCAGATCGGGACCtcaaaaaattaatcaacttaATCATTATGTCCATTACTTCCTTCAGCGTTGTACTAAGTTTGCCACACAGGgatgtttgataaattatacattgataTGAAAGTATTTCAGCATTCTTATCCTTGATTCTCTTAACAAATCCTTTTTCTTTACCAATCATTGCTGGGGCGCCATCGGTTGAAATAGACACAATTTTATCATAACTAATATTTGATTTAGTCATGAAGTCGTCAAAAGTTTTAAACAAATCTTCTCCACGAGTCTTGCATTTCAATGGCAATAATGCTAACAACTCGTCTCTAAACACTTTACTTTCAGCGTCTAAAAAGCGCACGAAAATTGACATCTGCTCAGAATCAACAATATCACATGACTCATCAATTGCAATAGCGTAGCAAGGAGCCATCTGTAAAatgtgaattaaattatttttgttgtcatCGGCCAATAGTTCTGTTCTTCTTGTATTGCTTCTTGCTGATAGAGGAATATTTTGAATAGCATTAATTATGTCCTTTTTATCTTCAAAAAGTGCAGTGGCTACTTCCAAAATACACTCTTTTACAATTTCTGAGTCTGTAAATGGCTTTTGGTGCTTATTTAACGTCCAGCAAACACGCAATGCTGCTTCTATTGACTTTTCTTGCCCACTCATACTTTTTACTAACATAGTCGTACTATTTTTATAAGACAAGAGATACGCTTGGAGCTTATCTTTACGCGCTGCACTGTCAAgaggaaattttttttcaaaatctttatGTATTGTATCATAATGACGCTTTAAATTAGCACATTTAACGACAGCAACTGTACTGTTGCATATGAGACAAACTGGAACGGCTCCAGCTCTTACTGgaagtgtaaaaaaatattgttcggtCCACTCAGCCAGGAACTTTCTGTTTTCATTGTCAACTTTACGTTTTTTGGAAAACATACTAATCGAGTATAATAGcacacgaataatatttataaattaataagttttaacaCTACGGACGCGACGGACTACGAACGACAAACGCAACGCAACGATTAAAttgaactaaataatattattaagtgtttCAAGAAGTAGGTTCAATGTATGGTGTTCTGTTATCgtgactattattataaacagcTTTATACGATGAACGCTATCGTAATTtcctaataaatcataaaaatagatCGCCTCTGAAATCACACACGCGCGCGAATGCAAGCGACTCGGCCCGCAGCCGCGACTGCGGCACGTTCAACAACAACACAGATAATGATTAACCGTTATTATTGTCTCAGCGCCTCATGAAATCGAtttcaattttagtttaatttatatataagatatataggaaaattaagaaaatttttgGCGGTCCATATTTTTTCCTTCCGCGGGCCGGACATGGCCCGCGGGCCGCCTATTGCCGACCCCTGACCTAGATATAATgaacatgatataataaaattaaatcaaaataaaataaattggtgaTTGGTAATGCCTATGGTGATATACAGAGGGATCCTACAGCATACAGATTAATTCGAAATAGTTTTTTTAGGGTTAAAAAAATtggcaaattaaattaattcaataattaaatttaaatgttttcaattaatatttgatgaggtataataatttatatagaaaaatacattttggaaatttaaattgtcttgatatttaaaaaaaaatacttaaattccagatccaacaatatttttatgattttgacatACAATTTGCAGTGATtgttgaaatgtattaaatatattgataaaactcAATTTTTACTCTTAcacctatatttaaaactataaaatgttgtacaaagtAGATTGTAAATAAAACTAAGTATATAAGCTTAGCAACAATATTatccatttaataaataatataagatgaaatttttttttaaagttaaagaaaacatttattttattagtaatttaatttaactaaattattccATTTGCAATTATAAAAGGAAAAAAGTAATTCAgtgttgttaaatttataatttgtgattGAACAAGTTTTTAGATattgatgaatatatatatttttaggtaaCTGTACTGAAAAATTAACGatactaaattttcaaaaatttctcTACAATGAAAAGAATCAAAACAAAcacagtgtataataatgtattgaaatCGGACGTCAATGGATACGGGAAAAATGCTAATTTATATAATGCCAATAAATATGAACTTTTGAAATATGAAATGGaaaagatgaataataatatggaacagttaaacaatacattaaaaacGATCATAGTTGAGATATTAAATGAGAAAAGTATTAATGATACATCGATGAATTCGGCTATAGCCGCTTTGGAAAGGTATCAAAATCTCAAGTTGGAACAAAATACACAAAATGGAGAATCTTACAAAGAAAATCTAGATACAACAGCTAAGGAATTGAAAAATATCCTCATCGAAAACAAATATCTTCAAAAACGGTACTTATATACACGGATTAATATGTTAGTTTTAgtgtaatgattaaaattattattattagtttgaaaGATTCAAATATTGCAATAGTAAAcgcaaatgaaaaaattatggtCTTATCAGAAAAATCTGataacgaatataataaaaaattaaatgaaatagaaGAAGAGTAAAAATACACAGTAATATACATCTAAACTGGTTTCACTAAGTACAAACTTtctgttgttatattttttagacgTTTAGAATGGAATGACTATCAAATGCAAATGGAAAATATAATCATCGAAGGTTATAAAGCACTAAGCCGCAAAGATGAATATATCAAGCATCAAGATTTCATTACAGACAATTTAAGGCAAGAAAAACTTGATTTGGAAACACGATTGAATAAGCCAGTATTAGAATTAAAATCGCATCAATCGgaagaaatagaaaattatcaaaataaaataagaaaacttTCTGCAATCATCGCTGGTATGAAGAGAACATTAGTATCAACCAAAGAGTCACACAATATAGCGATATCGGAAATGAGGtagcttataataatacttaaaattgtattaccattaattaatataaatgattttaaaatatatattcgttTTCACGAAAAGTGGCCCTCGACGGTGGCGTGCCTGATGAAGTTTTAACATAGGGGTTCTAAAACACGTGTCAAACAAAGCGCAAATTActcaattgtataattaattttataccgtaatttaaattcataatttttattacaaattatgaacAATTCTgctaatttagtattatagtttttatttgtttttatatacaaatatgaatacaattaattaaatattacacaaaaattcATTCATTATCATCTGCGGAATCTTCGTATggaataattatcaatataatggGTTCCAAAATTTCGTCATTTAAAGCTTCCTTTATAAAATCtgcatattttttacaatttccaAGGTCAAGGCATCCAACGCTTCGTGATCAAGTTTTTCTACGTCCGAAATTATAAATGACACATTTATTGTGGCAACTTCACATTTCAATTATGCCCATATAAGTTCTATTGGGTTGTACTAACAATAGTAAGGTTGGAGGCGCACGATTTCATGTCCCATTTACATTGCGATTTGATCAAACTCATTTATACAATCTATTTGTACCAATAGTTTGACCCTTTCATGCAAATTAACTGAATGTCTCAAGGAGTGAAAATCTAACCCCTTTTCAGAAACCGgttattttgacctttttttcaTTTGCTTTGGATAGTTTTCTACTAGAATTGAATGGAATGGGgcatttttcattacaattaTAGAATGTTCTTCTAAGTGTTgtgtaacatttttataaatcactctttAAAAATAGTAGAATTCTTCAGTTTGGAGTGAGTGATATTCAACGGAAGTACAACTTTGGTATCAAAATACTAACTTTGATCTAAGTACAAACCCAAATGAATTAGATCCCACGTGACAAATTATcaacttactattttttctataaatattttaagtttttctgaatttaattaattttgccaAACATACCATTTGGTGTGATTCTGATCCTTGGCCCACGTCTCTTATAAATAGACAAAAGGCCAATCATAGATTTGTTGAAGGTATTATTTGAGCGAAAATTTTACTCACGTAGCAACTATGTCATTTCGCTCTATTAAGAAACCGACGCCCgtcattaaattttttgttttttgaaattgaCTTTTCAAAATACGCCACAAAGAAGTACCAGAACCTTTGtactcggttttttttttatactcagcTAATGTGGTAGAGTTCTTatgtttttcatataaattgtgAACGATTCTCCTCACAATATTTGCATCATATTCATCTCCACATGCAAATTTTACACTTTTATATGTCTTTCGCGGGGAAGTGAATGATAGATCAGCAGTCTGTGATACAGAAGACGATTGAATCCTTCCATAGTGATACATTTCACAGTTTTTTCACTTACGCCACACGCTCCAGCAGTTTATAATTGTGTTTGTTTAAAAAACGTGGCCATCTCAGGATTAGACAAATCGatagataattttttgaaatatttatacacattaaaattaGTTTCTTTCATCTGAGAATGTGTATCAAACTgtgaagaaatttaaaaaaaaaacaaattttcaacggttggtattataatataatgtatgcaaataagaaatataataatagtaaaaaaaaccaTGGACACGAAAGGTTAATACGATGTGACACCACTGTGATCCTggcaaaacaattattttattttgttatttttagaaagGAAAAAAGAAGTGAGTAAAAACTTTGGTGTAGGTATAGGactgaataatatattgatgataTTGTTGTTCGATCACCTGTTCCGTAGAGCTGCCGGCGCATATTGAGAACAATACtgaatttcaaaattaacattACCAGCTGCGCCATCGTAGAAGGCCACTTTTCGTGAAAACAACTGtagtgtagtataataataatattatattatattactgttaaaATCATGAATGtaatgtttgaaatataaatatatattcacagGGGTCATCTTAAAGAACTGAACACCTTAATAGCTACGAAAAACGATTTGATTAACCagcaaaatataacattaaacttaATGAGATAGGTATTGAAACGAATGAACGAAACAATACGCCGATGATATATcttgatataaattaatgatatgcaATTAGTGTGTAAagtcatgtttttaaatacacttgGAACTTCTGAAacagttgtatataatatcggtaaaaaactaataatatttccaGTGATAAAAAGTGATAGAAGAGGTACGCATACACATCGATCACTTAAAATTCCCGGGGAAGTGATagattgtgtaaaaaaaaaacatatttccaTGTCCCCAGTAGTCGATTCTCACTACACACGATAGAATTCACAACACAATACTTAGAGTCAGACCTTTCAATAGCAAAAATGCATCGTTTTTATTTAGAAGGGGCCAAAGAACAAACCATAAATATCATGGCTCAGAATGCCACTCTGAGACAATATActaatgtttttaatgaattattcattCAAGTTTTTTTAAACCGAAGAGAGATCTGTGtgaacaatttgaaaaatttaagttagctagcccccccccccaaaaaacaCCCacccacccccccccccccccccaaaaaaaaaagaaaagaaatacaaaaaactattcatgatgcacatattttaataaataagggAATtgcaagataaaaaaaatattgataaaaaacaaacaattaatgaACCCGAGTTATGTGTTGCAGTTTTTGATTTACAAAAAGTCATTACTGTCGCTCGAAGTGAAGCAAGTtccttttattataaaagaaaatttgtaGTATAAAATTTCACAAAGTATGATTTACCTAAGTAAAAAATTGGGTTATTGCTACGTATGGAATGAGTAAAGCAAAAAGAGGATCGAATGAAATAGGGACATGTGATTtaagtttatgaaatatatgatCGAAAAAAAAGGTATCAAAGAATTTTGTTTCTATTCAGATAACTGCGGGGGTCAAAACCGAAATCGGTTTATTTTTGCTATGTGGGAATATGCAGCCTTTACCCTTAAAGTTAAAATCACCCATAGATTTTTAGAAAAGGGAAATACCCAAAATGATGGTGATAATTTGCACGCGTGCATTGAAAATGCTCAAAAAGGTACTCAATTTATATTCCGGCTCAATGGGTAACACTAATCAGCTGTGCAAAGGTAACCGGAAAACCATACACAGTGTTTGAAGTTACAAACAAGAAATTTTTAGATTTCAAACCACTAGTAGatgataaacattataattgaaaaacgaCTAGTGATGGTAATGCAATAAAATGGAATACCATTAGAGAACTAACTGTGACTTTTGAAAATCCCTTTgaattagatataaaatatgatttgagagcatttgaatatttaaaaattaatataacacttCAAAAAACAAAGGGGAAGACATAAGCCACGCTGTAAAACCTATGTAACCTATAAAAgcgtaaattcaaaaattacatacagaaaaatcttaaaaaaagatTGATTATCGTTATGTTCAATCAACATAACTTGGGGCTTGATCAACATCCCTGAAACCACTCTCAGGGAGTACGCCGTAAAGCAAAAAATTACCATACAAGTCATAAGTCATTTAATCTTTATTTACTTCGTATgtgacttatattattatttgataaggCTCAACGTGGTTATGTGAAAGCGAATGAAAACAATGCCCTCAAGGACGCCATCGTCCTGATTACTCAAAGTGGGATGCCAGTAAAAAAGTAGATACATACTAGACCATACACCGGAGGTGCCTCGCTCTGCCACCCCCATGACGCCGGTACACGATACCCCAATATCGGTCCGATCAATGACTTCGGCGGATGACGCTTCCGCGTGAGTATATCCCAGACTTGGTCTGGTATGAATTGAATATTTCAATGTGTTTCCAACATGTTTGTTGTAGAGCGGTGAAAAACGTCCGCAAGGATTTGAAGGACGAGGGTCTCCATATGCAGCTGCCAGCGAACCACCCGCTGCTGCAGATGCACGTGTCCTCACTCACCCTAAGTCATCAAAAGAATTCGGCCGTGGTGAGGAATTACATGGGTAATGTAGGGCGAATTCTATTCTACGTGAACAAGTATCTTATATCCCTGAAGACTCCACCAAAACATTGGTCCGACCTATTGGGCTGCGGGGTGGAACCTTTTGTAGATTATTTGGGAAAGTGAGTGATACTCGGTGGGTTGtcggatttaattttttaaattaatacattttttttgttccaCAGACGCGAAAAACTTGGCCAAACCATCTCCACATCAATCAATAATTATCTAAAGAATCTGGGAAACCTCGTCGATACGGTGATTTCAACTTATTGTTACGACGATCCAGGTTTTCCCAGATCCTTTGATAATAAACCAAGGACCGCTACCTCGAATTCGATAAAAGTGCTCAAAAAGAAACTCGGCTTGCTCTATAAGAGCAAGTTACAAAAACGTTCCGCAGAACTATTTTTAAGGAAAACAGAAGAAGTCACAACGTTGCCAGAGTACGCAGCAGTGAAGAAGACACTGGACCTGGTCGAGTCGGAAATCCCGGAATTCCTGACTCACCTCGATCAGAACTTCGGGGCGGACGACGTAGTCCGAATGTCCGAGATTGTACCGGCATGGAGAAGATGGTAAGCTATACACAACTACACCATGTCTCATTGTGGTCTTCTATGTTTCCAGATAAGTACCTAGTGGCGAAAGTCGACCTACGGACTGGCCGTTCTCGTATTGTGGAGATCCAAACACCGGAGCGGTGTCGTCTCTGATATGACGACCGGCGAATGGTCAGCCAGCAGATGGGAGGCGGACAAGGTGGTTGTCACGATGACAAAACACAAGACGGGCGACAAAAGCCCGCACTTGTTGTTTTGCCACAAAACCTTGAGCAACTGATGGAGAGGTAATGCTCATAGTCATATTTTCGATATGTCCCTAACCCAAAATGACCAAACTGAGTCTTGTTCGCAGATACTACGATATGAGGCACAGGGTGCCAACCAATATCAACAACTTTTTCATCACCAACCGCGGGCGGAGGTTGGTGAAACTGTATGatgaaataaagaaaatatacagATCAAGGCTATCAGCAAACATATTTCGACGAATGGTGGAATCAATGGCGAGGGCGCACGGCCCCGAAACCACCAGCGGAGTGGCAAAAGCGCTCCAGCACTCTGAAGACACGGCGCTCCGATACTATGAGGCACTCCGACGCCAATCAAATATCGATACGGTggataataagtattttaaataatgaagtatatttttaaataataacattattccgCCCACGTCGTATGATATTAGCCAAGAAAACAGTGTTTCTgcaacaaatattatatcaccACCGCAAAACCACAGATGTCGCGGTctccttaatttatttttcataaataaccGATT encodes the following:
- the LOC132925578 gene encoding general transcription factor II-I repeat domain-containing protein 2-like encodes the protein MFSKKRKVDNENRKFLAEWTEQYFFTLPVRAGAVPVCLICNSTVAVVKCANLKRHYDTIHKDFEKKFPLDSAARKDKLQAYLLSYKNSTTMLVKSMSGQEKSIEAALRVCWTLNKHQKPFTDSEIVKECILEVATALFEDKKDIINAIQNIPLSARSNTRRTELLADDNKNNLIHILQMAPCYAIAIDESCDIVDSEQMSIFVRFLDAESKVFRDELLALLPLKCKTRGEDLFKTFDDFMTKSNISYDKIVSISTDGAPAMIGKEKGFVKRIKDKNAEILSYQCIIYQTSLCGKLSTTLKEVMDIMIKLINFLRSRSALQHRQFKDFLFECDSVYSDLIQHNNIRWLSKGKVIERFWSIKEEVITFLVNLDSQESKQYHKFLTNESNMLSVAFLKDILTYLNVLNIELQGHNKLICDLISSVSAFRRKLEIFEEDIKNQDFIHFPTILEYKKNSDIDCSMFLSFLSDLGEEFGKRFKDFADIGKLSQFLKNPFEVSPTGEWIDVATKLFRLPKSSLQMEIIDLQEDISLQMNKTSSTEDFWIKHVLDKYMNYFEGTSKETEMNSKVGTKPNPMIKSPKRSDKGYAETPQPTNTSERAPGT
- the LOC132925579 gene encoding RING finger protein PFF0165c-like; the encoded protein is MKRIKTNTVYNNVLKSDVNGYGKNANLYNANKYELLKYEMEKMNNNMEQLNNTLKTIIVEILNEKSINDTSMNSAIAALERYQNLKLEQNTQNGESYKENLDTTAKELKNILIENKYLQKRLKDSNIAIVNANEKIMVLSEKSDNEYNKKLNEIEEERLEWNDYQMQMENIIIEGYKALSRKDEYIKHQDFITDNLRQEKLDLETRLNKPVLELKSHQSEEIENYQNKIRKLSAIIAGMKRTLVSTKESHNIAISEMRGHLKELNTLIATKNDLINQQNITLNLMR